From the genome of Vicia villosa cultivar HV-30 ecotype Madison, WI linkage group LG2, Vvil1.0, whole genome shotgun sequence, one region includes:
- the LOC131652718 gene encoding mitogen-activated protein kinase kinase 3 — MSGLEELRKKLAPLFDAEKGFSSTSSLDPNDSYTFSDGGTVNLLSRSYGVYNINELGLQKCSTSRSVDDEIDDGEKTYRCGSNEMRIFGAIGSGASSVVQRAMHIPTHRVLALKKINIFEKEKRQQLLTEIRTLCEAPCYEGLVEFHGAFYTPDSGQISIALEYMNGGSLADILRRQRMIPEPILSSMFQKLLHGLSYLHGVRYLVHRDIKPANLLINLKGEPKITDFGISAGLENSVAMCATFVGTVTYMSPERIRNESYSYPADVWSLGLALLECGTGEFPYTANEGPVNLMLQILDDPSPSPSKEKFSPEFCSFVDACLQKDPDERPTAEQLLLHPFITKYETAKVDLAGFVRSVFDPKQRMTDLADILTIHYYLLFDGPDELWQHTKNLYNENSIFSFSGKQHVGPNNIFTTLSSIRTTLIGEWPPEKLVHVVEKLQCRAHGEDGVAIRVSGSFIIGNQFLICGDGIQVEGLPNFKDLGIDIPSKRMGTFHEQFMVEPTTQIGCYTIVKQELYINQ; from the exons ATGTCTGGGTTAGAAGAATTAAGAAAAAAGCTTGCACCTTTATTCGATGCTGAAAAGGGCTTTTCATCAACTTCATCATTAGACCCTAATGATTCTTACACA TTTTCAGATGGTGGAACTGTAAACTTGTTGAGTAGATCATATGGGGTTTACAATATCAATGAATTAGGGTTACAGAAGTGCTCAACTTCTAGGTCTGTTGATGATGAGATTGATGATGGTGAGAAAACATATAGGTGTGGTTCTAATGAGATGAGGATTTTTGGAGCTATTGGTAGTGGGGCTAGTAGTGTTGTTCAAAGAGCTATGCATATACCAACTCATAGGGTTCTTGCATTGAAGAAAATCAATATCTTTGAGAAG GAGAAACGGCAGCAGCTACTTACTGAGATAAGGACACTATGTGAAGCGCCTTGTTACGAGGGTCTTGTGGAATTTCATGGTGCATTTTACACTCCAGATTCTGGACAAATAAGTATAGCTTTGGAGTACATGAACGGAGGATCACTTGCAGATATTTTGCGAAGGCAAAGAATGATACCTGAACCTATTTTATCGTCCATGTTTCAGAAGCTCTTACAT GGTCTAAGCTATCTGCATGGAGTCAGATATTTAGTTCATAGAGACATAAAGCCTGCCAATTTACTCATTAATCTCAAAGGGGAGCCGAAAATTACCGATTTCGGTATTAGTGCTGGCTTAGAGAATTCAGTTGCAATG TGTGCTACATTCGTTGGTACAGTTACATACATGTCACCCGAGCGAATTCGAAATGAAAGCTATTCTTATCCTGCTGATGTATGGAGCCTAGGTCTTGCGCTTCTCGAGTGCGGTACGGGAGAATTCCCATATACGGCTAATGAAGGACCTGTCAATCTTATGTTGCAG ATCCTTGATGATCCATCACCATCACCGTCAAAAGAGAAGTTTTCTCCTGAATTCTGCTCTTTTGTTGATGCTTGCTTACAGAAGGATCCAGATGAGAGACCAACGGCAGAACAG CTTCTTTTGCACCCTTTCATCACAAAGTACGAGACTGCCAAGGTAGATTTAGCAGGATTTGTTCGCAGTGTTTTTGATCCTAAGCAAAGAATGACGGACCTGGCAGAC ATTTTGACAATACATTATTACTTACTATTCGATGGACCCGACGAGTTGTGGCAACATACAAAGAACTTATATAACGAAAACTCAATTTTCAG TTTCTCTGGGAAACAACATGTTGGTCCTAACAATATCTTCACAACTCTATCGAGTATCCGAACAACATTAATCGGCGAATGGCCACCGGAAAAGTTAGTGCACGTGGTTGAGAAGCTTCAATGTCGAGCGCACGGTGAAGATGGTGTTGCAATCAGAGTCTCGGGATCCTTCATAATTGGTAATCAGTTTCTGATATGTGGAGATGGCATTCAAGTAGAGGGATTACCAAACTTTAAGGATCTTGGAATTGATATTCCTAGTAAGAGAATGGGTACATTTCATGAACAATTCATGGTGGAACCCACCACTCAAATTGGATGTTACACCATTGTTAAACAAGAACTGTACATTAACCAATAA